From Streptomyces sp. NBC_00690, a single genomic window includes:
- a CDS encoding sensor histidine kinase — translation MQKKRPQAPLVPETFQAQPVPPAPAAYGRVKRVRSRLVAGVAVVSLVVVGAGLPGIFAISAELTESQRLVTLAELNRQAVTLAHSLADERDEVTAYIAAGREEQEADAGDKDRREVTANRSARVDRQIDEITAAISDERAGLRRELAAVPSVRRDAMTGKGTAMEAHRAYTTVITGLHALAVELADETPSRAPGATAATRAPAALGLAAEQASATRGLLLAALSVPAGEVEQGFDEITGLPVERETEESKAAAEVRNALSAGAQQSRVRELAALADFDQAAGKDARESLAATVTGAEVKTAENYLTKLTDQPQLSEGDRKSNREKLESSLTARIELMRGIESSLASDRIIGFEQLRDDDVTALEIRIALLGGTLLLTIGALAAIARTLTRPLAVLRIGAARLAASPELEEPVRFTGRNDEFAQVVRSLNALHGKVVELGARAEQLEDERGELAGSRDLAAAQLAAARAEMRHNTAELTAELERLRHTVDHTFVNLSLRTLGLVERQLGVIEKLEEREQDPERLATLFKLDHMATVMRRHSENLLVLAGAEHGHTHSGPVPLVDVLRAAVSEIERYERVVIQSLPPHAQVAGFAADDLSHLVAELLENATSFSPPDAQVELSGWLLESGEIMLSVQDSGIGMTAGRLAELNARLADPESYEAAPPAASGRDAEGLGLRVAALLATRHGVRVQLREQAQGGVTAVVVLPQGLLPRETHAEHRPGSDTTAVHLPGSVAEANSNALPSTPRQPLPGPVPGPFVDPLVEAAEAAVRAAEPEVHERAADSAPETQAPDEPTFEMRLPEPEQYPVMPGQAAPVRPVEPVASDPAPAGDPTPAEAPGPLAGPAPVWDKVTDKGLPKRTPKVVKPAAAPGERTGSVDAEALRRRLGGFQRAADEGRREAEAELAQGARTATEEAGDTVEEARS, via the coding sequence GTGCAGAAGAAGCGGCCTCAGGCCCCCCTGGTTCCTGAGACGTTCCAGGCACAGCCCGTCCCGCCGGCCCCCGCCGCGTACGGCCGGGTCAAGCGCGTGCGCAGCAGGCTGGTCGCGGGCGTGGCGGTGGTCAGCCTCGTCGTCGTCGGCGCGGGACTGCCCGGAATCTTCGCGATCTCGGCGGAACTGACCGAGTCCCAGCGGCTGGTCACCCTCGCCGAGTTGAACCGACAGGCCGTCACCCTCGCCCACTCGCTCGCCGATGAGCGCGATGAGGTCACCGCGTACATCGCCGCGGGCCGCGAGGAGCAGGAGGCCGATGCCGGGGACAAGGACCGGCGTGAGGTCACCGCCAACCGCAGTGCCCGGGTGGACCGTCAGATAGACGAGATCACGGCGGCCATCTCCGACGAGCGCGCCGGACTCCGTCGGGAACTGGCCGCGGTGCCGTCCGTGCGCCGTGACGCGATGACCGGCAAGGGCACGGCGATGGAGGCCCACCGCGCCTACACCACCGTCATCACCGGATTGCACGCCCTCGCCGTCGAACTCGCCGACGAGACACCCTCCCGCGCTCCGGGCGCCACGGCGGCCACCCGCGCACCCGCCGCCCTCGGCCTCGCCGCCGAACAGGCGTCCGCCACCCGGGGGCTGCTGTTGGCCGCCCTCTCGGTGCCCGCGGGAGAGGTCGAGCAGGGGTTCGACGAGATCACCGGACTCCCCGTCGAGAGGGAGACCGAGGAGTCGAAGGCCGCCGCCGAGGTCCGCAACGCGCTGAGCGCCGGTGCCCAGCAGTCCCGGGTACGCGAACTCGCGGCGCTCGCCGACTTCGACCAGGCCGCGGGCAAAGACGCCCGTGAGTCGCTGGCCGCCACGGTCACCGGCGCCGAGGTGAAGACCGCAGAGAACTACCTCACCAAACTCACCGACCAGCCCCAACTGTCCGAAGGCGATCGCAAGTCCAATCGCGAGAAGTTGGAGTCCTCCCTCACCGCTCGCATCGAGTTGATGCGCGGCATCGAATCGTCCCTCGCGTCCGACCGGATCATCGGCTTCGAGCAGCTTCGTGACGACGATGTCACCGCCCTGGAGATCCGTATCGCGCTCCTCGGCGGCACCTTGTTGCTGACCATCGGCGCCCTGGCCGCCATCGCCCGCACCCTGACCCGGCCCCTCGCCGTGCTGCGCATCGGTGCGGCCCGTCTCGCGGCGTCCCCGGAGCTGGAGGAGCCGGTCCGCTTCACCGGCCGCAACGATGAGTTCGCCCAGGTCGTGCGCTCCCTCAACGCCCTGCACGGCAAGGTCGTCGAGCTCGGCGCCCGCGCCGAGCAGTTGGAGGACGAGCGGGGCGAGCTCGCCGGTTCACGGGACCTGGCGGCTGCCCAGCTCGCCGCCGCCCGTGCCGAGATGCGCCACAACACCGCCGAGCTCACGGCCGAGCTCGAACGGCTGCGGCACACCGTCGACCACACCTTTGTCAATCTCTCCCTGCGCACCCTCGGGCTCGTGGAACGCCAGTTGGGGGTGATCGAGAAGCTGGAGGAGCGTGAGCAGGACCCCGAGCGGCTCGCCACCCTCTTCAAGCTCGACCACATGGCCACGGTCATGCGCCGCCACAGCGAGAACCTCCTCGTCCTCGCGGGCGCCGAGCACGGCCACACCCACTCCGGCCCGGTGCCCCTCGTCGATGTGCTGCGCGCCGCCGTCAGCGAGATCGAGCGGTACGAGCGGGTGGTCATCCAGTCCCTGCCGCCGCACGCCCAGGTTGCGGGATTCGCCGCGGACGACCTCAGCCACCTGGTGGCCGAGCTGCTGGAGAACGCCACCTCGTTCTCGCCCCCGGACGCCCAGGTCGAGCTCTCCGGCTGGCTGTTGGAGAGCGGCGAGATCATGCTCTCGGTGCAGGACAGCGGCATCGGGATGACCGCGGGACGGCTCGCGGAGCTCAACGCCCGGCTGGCGGACCCCGAGTCGTACGAGGCGGCCCCGCCGGCAGCCTCCGGCCGGGACGCCGAGGGCCTCGGGCTGCGGGTCGCGGCGCTGTTGGCCACCCGGCACGGCGTGCGTGTTCAACTGCGCGAGCAGGCACAGGGCGGGGTCACCGCTGTGGTGGTCCTCCCGCAGGGCCTGCTGCCCAGGGAGACGCACGCCGAGCACCGCCCCGGCTCCGACACCACAGCGGTGCACCTGCCCGGGTCGGTCGCCGAGGCCAACTCCAACGCTCTGCCGAGCACTCCGCGTCAGCCGCTGCCCGGACCGGTCCCCGGTCCGTTCGTCGACCCCCTGGTCGAAGCGGCCGAAGCGGCTGTGCGTGCTGCCGAGCCCGAGGTGCACGAGAGGGCCGCGGACAGCGCACCGGAGACCCAGGCGCCCGATGAACCCACCTTCGAGATGCGGCTCCCGGAGCCGGAGCAGTATCCGGTCATGCCCGGCCAGGCGGCGCCCGTCCGGCCGGTCGAGCCGGTAGCGTCAGACCCCGCGCCGGCCGGGGACCCCACGCCGGCCGAGGCGCCCGGGCCGCTGGCCGGTCCCGCGCCCGTCTGGGACAAGGTCACCGACAAGGGCCTGCCCAAGCGCACACCCAAGGTCGTCAAGCCCGCCGCCGCACCGGGCGAGCGGACCGGCAGCGTTGACGCCGAGGCCCTGCGACGCAGGCTCGGCGGATTCCAGCGCGCTGCCGACGAGGGTCGTCGCGAAGCCGAAGCGGAGTTGGCCCAGGGCGCACGCACGGCGACAGAAGAAGCGGGGGACACAGTCGAGGAGGCACGCAGTTGA
- a CDS encoding roadblock/LC7 domain-containing protein codes for MTATSTFGLSSEARNLHWLLSNLVEEVPGLRSVAVVSSDGLLLLSSDPAQNAVPLGSVHQEGPKGSSADLATIVSGIGSLTIGAARLMEGGGVKQTMVAMEGACVFIMSISDGSLLGVSADADCDMSVVAYHMGLFVGRAGHVLTPELRSELRQSLEGAR; via the coding sequence TTGACTGCGACCAGCACGTTCGGCCTGAGTAGTGAGGCCCGCAATCTGCACTGGTTGCTGAGCAATCTGGTGGAGGAGGTGCCAGGTCTACGCTCGGTGGCCGTCGTATCGTCCGACGGGCTCTTGTTGCTCTCGTCCGACCCGGCCCAGAACGCCGTTCCCCTCGGGTCGGTCCACCAGGAGGGTCCCAAGGGCTCCAGCGCCGACCTCGCCACCATCGTCTCCGGGATCGGCAGCCTGACCATCGGCGCCGCCCGGTTGATGGAGGGCGGCGGGGTCAAACAGACGATGGTCGCGATGGAGGGCGCCTGCGTGTTCATCATGTCGATCAGCGACGGTTCGCTCCTCGGCGTCAGCGCCGACGCCGACTGCGACATGTCCGTCGTCGCCTACCACATGGGTCTCTTCGTGGGCCGCGCCGGCCATGTGCTCACCCCCGAACTCCGCAGTGAACTGCGCCAGTCCCTGGAGGGGGCTCGATGA
- a CDS encoding DUF742 domain-containing protein: protein MTANGSHAIGPSGLPVRGENRRPARVRPYSLTGGRTRFGHVLLVETFVAAIEAPPERPELLQGNPRVMPELQAIVELCRRMRTVAEISALLKMPLGVVRVLLSDLADQGKIRVYGTGQGSGRPERALLERVLSGLRRL from the coding sequence ATGACCGCCAACGGGTCGCACGCCATCGGTCCCTCGGGGCTGCCGGTCCGCGGTGAGAACCGCCGCCCCGCCCGGGTACGGCCCTACTCGCTGACCGGTGGCCGTACGCGATTCGGCCATGTGTTGCTCGTGGAGACCTTCGTGGCGGCCATCGAGGCCCCACCGGAGCGCCCCGAGCTCCTCCAGGGCAACCCCAGGGTCATGCCCGAACTCCAGGCGATCGTCGAGCTGTGCCGCCGGATGCGTACCGTCGCGGAGATCTCGGCGCTCCTCAAGATGCCGCTCGGGGTCGTCAGGGTGCTGTTGAGCGACCTGGCGGACCAGGGAAAGATTCGTGTATATGGCACCGGACAAGGTTCGGGACGCCCGGAACGCGCACTGCTGGAAAGGGTGCTGAGTGGACTCCGCCGCCTCTGA
- a CDS encoding GTP-binding protein — MDSAASETLPVHNPPEQPQHGPPSARTAADEGLRDWQLDHARAPTAAKIVVAGGFGVGKTTFVGSVSEITPLQTEALMTQASEETDDLTATPEKLTTTVAMDFGRITLDEDLVLYVFGTPGQQRFWFMWDDLARGAVGAVVLADTRRLSDCFPALDYFESSGLPYVVAVNHFDGSEMFEVEDVRDALTIPVHVPIVIMDARRRTTVIEALLALVAHALAATPE, encoded by the coding sequence GTGGACTCCGCCGCCTCTGAGACTCTGCCTGTCCACAATCCCCCCGAGCAGCCGCAGCACGGTCCCCCGAGCGCCCGCACGGCCGCCGACGAGGGTCTGCGGGACTGGCAACTGGACCATGCCCGCGCGCCCACCGCCGCCAAGATCGTGGTGGCGGGCGGTTTCGGCGTCGGCAAGACCACTTTCGTGGGTTCGGTCTCCGAGATCACCCCGCTCCAGACCGAAGCGCTGATGACGCAGGCGAGCGAGGAGACAGACGACCTCACGGCGACGCCGGAGAAGCTCACCACCACGGTCGCCATGGACTTCGGCCGGATCACGCTTGACGAGGACCTGGTCCTCTATGTCTTCGGGACCCCGGGACAGCAGCGGTTCTGGTTTATGTGGGACGACCTGGCGCGAGGCGCGGTCGGCGCGGTGGTGCTGGCTGACACCCGTCGGCTGTCGGACTGTTTCCCGGCCCTGGACTACTTCGAAAGCAGCGGACTGCCCTACGTCGTTGCCGTGAACCACTTTGACGGCTCGGAAATGTTTGAAGTTGAGGACGTGCGGGATGCCTTGACCATACCGGTACATGTACCGATTGTGATCATGGACGCGCGCAGGCGAACCACGGTGATCGAGGCACTCCTCGCCCTGGTGGCTCACGCGCTCGCAGCCACTCCTGAATAG
- a CDS encoding styrene monooxygenase/indole monooxygenase family protein, producing the protein MRKILIVGAGQSGLQLALGLQSKGYEVTLMSNRTADEIRSGRVMSTQCMFHTALQHERDLGINFWETQAPKIEGLGVSVAGPESQRLIDWVGKLDGYAQSVDQRVKMAGWMETFAQRGGQLVIHGAAVGDLDYFSRTYDLVMVSAGKGELVSMFGRDASRSPYDAPQRALAVAYVHGLGPRPEHPEFDAVRCNLVPGVGELFIMPTYTVSGRADILFWEGVPGGPLDVFQTIKDPSEHLALTLELLERFLPWEYARATKVELTDAGGTLAGRYAPTVRKPIGELPGGGLVLGVADVVVANDPITGQGSNSASKCATAYLDSIVEHGDKPFDGDWMQATFDRYWETAQHVTKWTNAMLAPPPEHILNLIGAAGQLQPIADRFANGFNDPADFENFFYDPARTEAYVAEVGAAVAP; encoded by the coding sequence ATGCGGAAGATACTCATAGTCGGAGCCGGTCAGTCCGGTCTCCAGCTCGCCCTCGGCCTCCAGTCGAAGGGTTACGAGGTCACCCTGATGTCCAACCGCACGGCCGACGAGATCCGCTCCGGCCGGGTCATGTCGACGCAGTGCATGTTCCACACCGCCCTCCAGCACGAGCGGGACCTGGGGATCAACTTCTGGGAGACCCAGGCCCCGAAGATCGAGGGCCTCGGAGTCTCCGTCGCAGGGCCCGAGTCCCAGCGGCTGATCGACTGGGTCGGCAAGCTCGACGGCTACGCCCAATCCGTCGACCAGCGCGTGAAGATGGCCGGTTGGATGGAGACCTTCGCCCAGCGTGGCGGACAACTCGTCATCCACGGTGCCGCCGTGGGCGACCTGGACTACTTCTCCCGCACCTACGACCTGGTCATGGTCTCCGCGGGCAAGGGTGAACTGGTCTCCATGTTCGGCCGGGACGCCTCCCGTTCCCCTTACGACGCCCCGCAGCGCGCCCTCGCGGTCGCCTATGTGCACGGCCTCGGCCCCCGCCCGGAGCACCCCGAGTTCGACGCGGTCCGCTGCAATCTGGTGCCCGGTGTGGGCGAGCTCTTCATCATGCCGACCTACACCGTCTCCGGCCGGGCCGACATCCTGTTCTGGGAGGGCGTACCCGGCGGTCCGCTCGATGTCTTCCAGACGATCAAGGACCCCTCCGAGCACCTCGCGCTCACCCTGGAACTGCTGGAGCGCTTCCTTCCGTGGGAGTACGCCCGTGCCACCAAGGTCGAGCTGACCGACGCGGGCGGCACTCTGGCCGGACGGTACGCGCCGACCGTGCGCAAGCCCATCGGAGAGTTGCCAGGAGGCGGCCTGGTCCTCGGAGTGGCCGATGTCGTCGTCGCCAACGACCCGATCACCGGCCAGGGCTCGAACTCGGCGTCCAAGTGCGCCACCGCATATCTCGACTCCATCGTCGAGCACGGTGACAAGCCGTTCGACGGGGACTGGATGCAAGCCACCTTCGACCGCTACTGGGAGACCGCCCAGCACGTCACCAAGTGGACGAACGCCATGCTCGCGCCCCCGCCGGAGCACATCCTGAACCTGATCGGCGCAGCCGGTCAGCTCCAGCCGATCGCCGACCGGTTCGCCAACGGCTTCAACGACCCCGCGGACTTCGAAAACTTCTTCTACGACCCTGCCCGCACCGAGGCGTACGTGGCCGAGGTCGGGGCGGCAGTCGCCCCGTAG
- a CDS encoding TetR/AcrR family transcriptional regulator yields the protein MTTPVPAPRAYRRLSVEERRSQLLSASLRLFAHRAPDDVSLDDVAEAAGVSRPLVYRYFPGGKPQLYESALRSSAEVLERCFDEPRSGPPTERLSRVLDRYLAFVDEHDAGFSALLRGGSVVETSRTNTIVDGVRRAAAEQILLHLGAEEPGPRLRMLVRTWIAAVEAASLIWLDEGKQPAPAELRDWLVDHLIALLTASAATDGETAAAVGSLIAQERPEGPVYRLAVRVLPLLAGASPTPEQ from the coding sequence ATGACCACTCCCGTCCCGGCGCCCCGCGCCTACCGGCGGCTGAGCGTCGAGGAGCGCCGCAGCCAGTTGCTGTCGGCCTCGCTGCGCCTGTTCGCCCACCGGGCCCCGGACGATGTGTCCCTCGACGACGTAGCCGAGGCCGCCGGTGTCTCACGCCCGCTCGTCTACCGCTACTTCCCCGGTGGGAAGCCACAGTTGTACGAGAGCGCCCTGCGTTCGTCGGCCGAGGTGCTGGAGCGGTGCTTCGACGAGCCCCGGTCGGGGCCTCCCACCGAACGGCTCTCCCGGGTCCTGGACCGCTATCTCGCCTTCGTCGATGAGCACGACGCCGGCTTCAGCGCCCTCCTGCGGGGCGGCAGCGTGGTGGAGACCTCACGGACGAACACGATCGTGGACGGCGTCCGCAGGGCAGCCGCCGAGCAGATCCTGCTGCACCTCGGCGCCGAGGAACCCGGCCCCCGGCTGCGGATGCTGGTGCGCACCTGGATCGCCGCGGTGGAGGCGGCCTCGTTGATCTGGCTGGACGAGGGGAAGCAGCCGGCGCCGGCCGAGTTGCGCGACTGGCTGGTGGACCACTTGATCGCGCTGCTCACGGCGTCGGCGGCCACGGACGGGGAGACGGCAGCCGCGGTGGGGTCGCTCATCGCCCAGGAACGACCCGAAGGCCCGGTGTACCGGCTCGCCGTCCGGGTGCTCCCCCTCCTGGCGGGCGCCTCCCCCACACCCGAGCAGTAG
- a CDS encoding AurF N-oxygenase family protein, with the protein MTTVSEAELRTLHDALGPLRDREQVAARLLEASAKHSFDPDRELDWDSPIEEGKWFWPPELVSLYDTPLWRRMSEEQRMELARHEAASLASLGIWFEIILMQLLVRHIYDKSVTSNHVRYALTEIADECRHSMMFARMIQKGDAPAYPVPRLYHNLARALKTVSTTPGSFAATLLGEEILDWMQRLTFPDERVQTLVRGVTRIHVVEEARHVRYAREELRRQMVTAPRWEQELTRISCGHAAQVFSVCFVNPQVYTNVGLDRREAVAQARASGHRREVMQSGARRLTDFLDDIGVLRGPGRKLWQRSGLLA; encoded by the coding sequence ATGACGACCGTGTCCGAAGCCGAACTGCGGACGCTCCACGACGCACTCGGCCCCCTCCGCGACCGGGAACAGGTCGCCGCCCGACTGCTGGAAGCCTCCGCCAAGCACTCGTTCGACCCGGACCGCGAGCTCGACTGGGACTCCCCCATCGAGGAGGGGAAGTGGTTTTGGCCACCGGAGTTGGTCTCGCTCTACGACACCCCGCTGTGGCGCCGGATGTCCGAGGAACAGCGGATGGAGCTCGCCCGCCACGAAGCCGCTTCACTGGCCTCACTCGGCATCTGGTTCGAGATCATCCTGATGCAGCTGCTGGTGCGCCACATCTACGACAAGTCGGTGACCAGCAATCACGTGCGGTACGCCCTCACGGAGATCGCGGACGAGTGCCGGCACTCCATGATGTTCGCGCGGATGATCCAAAAGGGCGACGCCCCCGCGTACCCCGTCCCCCGGCTCTACCACAATCTGGCACGGGCCCTGAAGACCGTCTCCACCACCCCGGGATCGTTCGCGGCCACCCTGCTCGGCGAGGAGATCCTCGACTGGATGCAGCGGCTCACCTTCCCCGACGAGCGGGTCCAGACCCTCGTGCGCGGTGTCACCCGCATCCATGTGGTGGAGGAAGCACGCCATGTGCGGTACGCACGGGAGGAACTGCGCCGCCAGATGGTGACCGCGCCCCGCTGGGAGCAGGAACTCACGCGCATCAGCTGTGGGCACGCGGCCCAGGTGTTCTCCGTCTGCTTCGTCAACCCGCAGGTGTACACGAACGTCGGACTCGATCGTCGCGAGGCCGTCGCCCAGGCGAGGGCCAGCGGCCACCGCCGCGAGGTGATGCAGTCGGGGGCCAGGCGCCTGACCGACTTCCTCGATGACATCGGGGTGCTGCGCGGGCCCGGCCGCAAGCTCTGGCAGCGCTCCGGCCTGCTCGCATGA
- a CDS encoding ADP-ribosylglycohydrolase family protein gives MSVQQIQVSPEAARRSLEGLALGDAFGERWFPLFREHAQAFADVRERRTPDEPLWRWTDDTALALAIHHVLVRFGTIDQDRLAARFALAFDADPGRGYGRGMHELLPLLLETPEQWRTQAQLLFDGGSLGNGAAMRVAPLGAWFAADLVEVARQAELSARVTHAHPEGVAGAVAVAIAAALSVRGELTVQAVADRTPESAVRAGLLRAVRLSFETEPWKAADVLGNGSRIRADDTVPFAVWTAARHPDDLEAALWSTAEGFGDVDTTCAITGGIVAARTGVDAVPAVWLERREALPVPDEG, from the coding sequence ATGTCCGTTCAACAGATCCAGGTCAGCCCGGAAGCCGCCCGCCGCAGTCTGGAGGGGCTCGCCCTCGGGGACGCGTTCGGGGAGCGCTGGTTCCCCCTCTTCCGCGAGCATGCGCAGGCATTCGCCGACGTCCGCGAGCGCCGCACCCCCGATGAACCCCTCTGGCGCTGGACCGACGACACGGCCCTGGCCCTCGCGATCCACCATGTCCTCGTCCGGTTCGGCACGATCGACCAGGACCGTCTCGCCGCCCGGTTCGCGCTCGCCTTCGACGCCGACCCGGGCCGCGGCTACGGCAGGGGCATGCATGAACTCCTGCCCCTGCTGCTGGAGACACCCGAGCAGTGGCGTACGCAAGCGCAGTTGCTCTTCGACGGTGGCAGCCTCGGCAACGGCGCGGCGATGCGGGTGGCGCCGTTGGGGGCCTGGTTCGCGGCCGACCTGGTCGAGGTCGCCCGACAGGCCGAGTTGTCGGCGAGGGTGACTCACGCCCATCCGGAGGGGGTTGCGGGAGCGGTGGCGGTGGCGATCGCGGCGGCCCTCTCGGTCCGCGGTGAACTCACCGTCCAAGCGGTCGCCGACCGCACCCCCGAGAGCGCCGTACGCGCCGGACTGCTGCGGGCCGTGCGGCTCTCCTTCGAGACCGAGCCCTGGAAGGCGGCGGACGTCCTGGGCAACGGCAGCCGGATCAGGGCCGATGACACCGTGCCCTTCGCGGTGTGGACGGCCGCCCGGCACCCGGATGATCTGGAGGCGGCCCTGTGGAGCACGGCCGAGGGCTTCGGCGATGTGGACACGACCTGTGCGATCACGGGCGGGATCGTTGCCGCGCGCACGGGGGTCGACGCGGTGCCCGCCGTGTGGCTGGAGCGACGGGAGGCGTTGCCCGTGCCGGACGAGGGGTGA
- a CDS encoding DUF3291 domain-containing protein, translated as MASQQLAQVNMARLKFPLDSVELKDFVDWLDPVNAEADAADGFVWRLADDGDGNATAIRPFDDPWLLVNLSVWRDPNALTAYMYQGQHREALARRFDWFERVQEHMTTMWWVPAGHRPTVKEAQERLVLLRTEGPTPQAFTLRTSFPPPEVDPTD; from the coding sequence ATGGCTTCCCAGCAACTCGCGCAGGTGAACATGGCGCGGCTCAAGTTCCCCCTTGACTCCGTGGAGTTGAAGGACTTCGTCGACTGGCTCGACCCGGTGAACGCGGAGGCGGACGCCGCGGACGGCTTCGTCTGGAGGTTGGCCGACGACGGCGACGGGAACGCGACGGCGATCCGACCGTTCGACGATCCATGGCTGCTGGTGAACCTCTCGGTCTGGCGCGACCCCAATGCCCTGACCGCCTACATGTACCAGGGCCAGCACCGGGAGGCGCTGGCCCGCCGCTTCGACTGGTTCGAGCGGGTACAGGAGCACATGACGACGATGTGGTGGGTGCCCGCGGGGCACCGGCCGACGGTCAAGGAGGCACAGGAGCGTCTGGTGCTGCTCCGCACCGAGGGGCCGACCCCGCAGGCGTTCACCCTGCGGACGTCGTTCCCGCCGCCGGAGGTGGACCCGACCGACTGA
- a CDS encoding penicillin-binding transpeptidase domain-containing protein yields the protein MIRYIRRAAWLCCALLVALLVNAARLQVVQSDALGKSPANRRSDIARYAEPRGNIIVGGRSVTGSKDTGQQLRFERTYPEGPLYAPVTGFSSQTYGTTLIENAQDRALAGTDPLLRAIPLWHDISRGRPPGGDVITTIEPSMQRAAFAGLGGKRGAVAALEPSTGRILALVSSPSYDPGVLSGTGTAVTAAWDRLQSAATRPLVNRAIRQTYPPGSAFKIVTAAAALDAGVVTDVDAPLGTPDPFLLPGTRTRLPNAVRGCGDTSLAHALQWSCNTVMADVGARVGLTGILATVRAFGFNDRDLHIPSAVTPSNFDTRMSPDQLALSSIGQFNTTATPLQMAMVAAAVAHGGEVMRPHLVDRVVARGTRAISRTHPMPYQRAMKPTTARRLQELMVRVVEDGTGANAAIPGALVGGKTGTAQHGLDNSGTPYAWFISWAQREDAFQPAVAVAVVVEDAEAVRGHISGGGSAAPIARAVMEAALRK from the coding sequence GTGATCCGCTACATCCGACGCGCGGCCTGGCTGTGCTGTGCGCTGCTCGTCGCCCTGCTCGTCAATGCGGCCCGGCTCCAGGTCGTCCAGTCCGACGCGCTGGGCAAGAGCCCCGCCAACCGCAGGAGCGACATCGCCCGCTACGCCGAACCGCGCGGGAACATCATCGTCGGCGGACGTTCCGTCACGGGCTCCAAGGACACCGGCCAGCAACTGCGGTTCGAACGCACCTACCCGGAAGGCCCCTTGTACGCGCCCGTGACCGGGTTCTCCTCGCAGACGTACGGCACCACGCTCATCGAGAACGCCCAGGACCGCGCCCTGGCGGGCACCGACCCGCTGCTCCGCGCGATTCCGCTGTGGCACGACATCAGCCGCGGCCGGCCTCCGGGCGGGGACGTCATCACCACGATCGAACCGTCCATGCAGCGGGCCGCGTTCGCCGGCCTCGGCGGCAAGCGCGGCGCGGTCGCCGCCCTTGAGCCGTCCACCGGAAGGATCCTGGCACTGGTGAGCAGTCCCTCCTACGACCCCGGGGTGCTCTCCGGGACGGGCACAGCCGTCACCGCGGCTTGGGACCGCCTCCAGTCCGCGGCGACCCGCCCCCTGGTGAACCGGGCCATTCGCCAGACCTATCCACCGGGCAGCGCGTTCAAGATCGTCACGGCTGCCGCGGCGCTGGACGCGGGGGTCGTCACCGATGTGGACGCCCCCCTGGGAACACCCGATCCCTTTCTGCTGCCGGGCACCAGGACCCGGTTGCCGAACGCGGTGCGCGGCTGCGGTGACACCTCGCTCGCCCACGCCCTCCAGTGGTCGTGCAACACCGTCATGGCGGACGTCGGAGCCCGGGTGGGGTTGACCGGAATACTGGCCACGGTGCGCGCCTTCGGCTTCAACGACCGCGATCTGCACATCCCGTCCGCGGTCACCCCGTCGAACTTCGACACCCGGATGAGCCCGGACCAACTCGCCCTGTCCTCGATCGGGCAGTTCAACACGACCGCCACTCCGCTCCAGATGGCGATGGTGGCGGCGGCGGTCGCCCACGGCGGTGAGGTGATGCGCCCCCATCTGGTGGACCGGGTGGTGGCCCGTGGCACCCGCGCGATCTCCCGTACCCATCCGATGCCCTACCAACGGGCGATGAAGCCCACCACCGCGCGCCGGCTCCAGGAGCTGATGGTGCGGGTCGTGGAGGACGGCACCGGCGCGAACGCCGCGATCCCGGGGGCACTGGTCGGCGGCAAGACGGGCACGGCCCAGCACGGCTTGGACAACTCAGGGACTCCGTACGCCTGGTTCATCTCCTGGGCCCAGCGGGAGGACGCCTTTCAACCGGCGGTGGCGGTGGCCGTGGTGGTGGAGGACGCGGAGGCGGTGCGCGGGCACATCAGCGGTGGCGGCAGTGCCGCTCCCATCGCCCGCGCGGTGATGGAGGCGGCACTGCGGAAGTGA